TGCGCGTCAACGGCAATCAGGCGTTTCTGCTCACCGGCATGGCGCCGGGCGCCACCAGCCTGATGGTCTGGACCGCCTGCGCCAGCACACCGCGCCAAAGCATGGTGTTCGTTCAGGGCCGGGCCACAGCAGCGATGACCGGCGCGGCGTCGATGCCCTCCGAAGACCCGATGCTGGCGTCGCAAGTGCAGACCGATATTCGCTTCGTCGAGGTCAGCCGGACCAAACTGAAAGAGGCCAGCACCTCGATCTACGGTAAAAACTCGAACTTCCTGTTCGGCTCACCCGGCACCGTGCCCAATACGGCAGTCACACCGCGTGTGCTGCCGCTGCGCAACATCGATCCACGCATTGCCGTGCCAAGCATTCCGCTGGCCAACGACATGTACAACATCGTCGCCGGCGGCGGTAATTTCCTCGCCATCATCAACGCCATGGAAGGCAGCGGCTTCGCCTACACCCTGGCGCGGCCGAGCCTGGTGGCGATCAGCGGGCAGAGCGCGAGCTTTCTGGCCGGCGGTGAAATCCCGATTCCGGTGCCCAGCGCCAACAGCAACAGCTACTCGATCGAATACAAGGAATTCGGCATTCGCCTGACACTCACGCCGACCGTCGTCAGCAACCAACGCATCGCC
This region of Pseudomonas mandelii genomic DNA includes:
- a CDS encoding type II and III secretion system protein family protein, coding for MRRRSMSMFQGLLCVSLLGVQPLDMTFAAAGNCSALGPLPAVLEVGEGLQQELQSPVAITRLAVGDPKIADVRVNGNQAFLLTGMAPGATSLMVWTACASTPRQSMVFVQGRATAAMTGAASMPSEDPMLASQVQTDIRFVEVSRTKLKEASTSIYGKNSNFLFGSPGTVPNTAVTPRVLPLRNIDPRIAVPSIPLANDMYNIVAGGGNFLAIINAMEGSGFAYTLARPSLVAISGQSASFLAGGEIPIPVPSANSNSYSIEYKEFGIRLTLTPTVVSNQRIALKVAPEVSELDYNNGVTIGGTTVPALTIRRTDTSISLADGESFVISGLISTQNASQVDKFPGLGDIPILGAFFRSSSIKREERELLMIVTPHLVQPLAANAKLPSLPGEQLRNYDPGFYRMYFLENGNFDKRSGLSQ